A region of the Oceaniferula marina genome:
TCAATGGAGCACCACTCGTCTACCTCGACAACGCGGCAACCACCCAGACGCCTCTGGCCGTAGTCGAAGCCTCAGCTCGCTACTACGCATCCATCAATGCCAATATTCACCGTGCTGCCCACAAGCTGGCCCGCGAAGCAACCATCGCCCACGAAGCGGCCCGCCGTACGGTTTCCACTCACCTGAACGCAGCCCACGACCACGAGATCATTTTCACCTCGGGGACCACAGACGCCATCAACCTGGTCTCCAATACGCTGGCGCTCTCCGGCCGCATCGGCAATCAAGATAGCATCATCATCTCTGGCCTGGAACACCACTCCAACATTGTCCCATGGCAAATGCTCTGCGAACGAACCGGAGCCCAACTCAAAGTCATTCCGGTGCTCGACGACGGAACCCTCGACCTCGAAGCCTATCAGCAACTTCTGGACGACTCGGTCAAACTGCTGGCGGTCAACCACGTCTCCAATGCTCTGGGAACCATCAACCCGGTTCAATCCATGATCCGTCAGGCGAAACAGGTCGGAGCTCTGGTTTTGATCGACGGCGCCCAATCCGCCCCTCATCTGAATATTGACGTCCAGGATCTCGACTGCGACTTCTACGCTTTTTCGGGCCACAAGATCTACGGGCCCACGGGCATCGGTATCCTTTACGGCAAAGAGAACATTCTCAACGAGCTCCCACCATGGCGAGGAGGCGGAGAAATGATCAAGGAGGTCACCTTCGAACACACCACTTACAACGACCTCCCATTCAAATACGAAGCCGGCACTCCGGACATCGAAGGTGCCATCGCCCTGGCGGCGGCCATCGATTACATGAACAAGCTGGGGATGGATCATATTGCCGCGCATGAACGATCTCTCCAGGAGCTGGCAACTGCCGCTCTTCAGGAACTACCCGGGATGCAATTCTACGGAACGGCGGCAAACAAAGCCGCTGTTATATCCTTCGGGATCGAGGGGATCCACCCCTATGATCTGGGAGCCTTGATTGATCAAATGGGTGTGGCTGTCCGCACCGGCCACCACTGCACCCAGCCACTGATGGCCCGCTTCGGTATCCCAGGCACCGTCAGGGCATCCTTCGCCGCGTATAATACGGAAGAGGAAGTGACACGACTCGTGCAGGCTGTCAAAAAGGCCTCCATGATGCTCTCATAGAGGCGAGGAGACAAGGCAGCTGGCCAACTTGACAAGGCCATGGAGCTCTAATACCAAGTAGAAAAAACAGACGGGACGATAGCCGAGATGAATGAGTTCTTTGGTAAGGCGCGACGGCCACGCTTTTGCAGACCCAACGAAGTCAGCCCCCCACCATACGCGATCATCAAAAAAGGGCCACCCCATCGGGTGACCCTTTTTCATTAATCTTTAATCATGCCCCAGTTTATACCATTCTCTCGGTTATTTTATCGGAATGGACAAATCGTTGTCACACCTTGAACTCAAAGCCAAACAAACACCGCCATTCCGACAAACGAACCACTCAAATGGTATTAGCTGCCTGCTGGCTTGGACTCATACTGGAGGAATTTCTTATACTCAGGAGTCAGAGGCTTCATGGCATCGAATCCGGCTTGCTCATAAAGTTTCACGAGAGCGTTGGCTTCGAGCAATCGCTGATAACCTCCTTTTGACTTATTCTCGTCTTCGGTTTGCCACAAATCCATGGCCAACTTCACTTCTGGATCCGTTGCATAAATGCGCAAGGTATTGTTGGCGGCTTCAATCACCAACTCCATGGAAGCAGTGAAATCAGCACTCAACACACGGTTGTAGGTATTCAGGGCCTCGGACATCCGCTTCGGATCCTTTTTCGCCAACTGCTCAAGTGCCAAGCCATGACAATAGGAAATTTGAGCCCGTTGCGAACCGGAAACCTTACGCTTACTCCAAGCTTGGGCAAGGCGATCAAGGCGTTCCCAGCTCTTCAGTCGCACAGCCTCCCAAAAAGCATTCACTTCGAGTTGCTGAATTTGGTTTTCCCGGACCAAGGCCTTACTCATGAACTGACCTTGCTCATTATTCAACTCGTCGAGCTTGAACTGGCGGCGGCTACACTCCAATGAATAGAAACCAGCCAATGTTGCAAAGTTTCCGGGAGCTGTGTCAATCGCCCGGAAGGCTTTGGCGCAGGCCTGGAATTTGACTTTGGCTTCGGCGTATTTACGGGCTTGATAAAGCTCCATGGCTTCTTTGAAGATCGGCGGAGTGTAGAAATACACGCCATCGAGCTTGTTCATTCTGACATCAACACGGTTGAGGTCACGCTCATTCATCTTATAGCGAAACGTTTCGTTTTTATACAGTAAGATGATCACGTCATCGTGGGAGCCGTTGGCATGCATCAACCGGGCTTTCGCATTCGCATCCGCTGCCGGTGCCATTGGGGCAATGGCAAAGAGCAGAGCTGAGGTAATCACAGTGCAAATTTTCATCATTTTAATAAGTGGTTGGATGTTTCGGTTCTTTCAATATTAGCGGCGGGTCCTCTCAGCTTTGAGTTCTTCGACCGTCTTCACCAGTCCGGAGCTTTCATACTCCTTCACCAATGCGGCAACTTCATCCCAAAGTGCTTTTTCCTCGTCGGTCACTTTCTTGTTTTCTTCGCGGATGCGGCGAGTCGAAGCAATATACTTCCAGCCGATTTCAGAGTAAGCAGCCTGGCGGTCATCAATGGTAAGCGGCTTGGCTTCATCACCCTTGCCAACCATGGCACCCTTCTTGAGGTCGCGATTCCACATGATCTCCATGACCCGCTTGACTGATGGAGCCGAGATCGTGAGGTAACCGGTGTAGCGGCTATAAACCATGCCATAGTATGCCAGGGCATCCTCGGTCATGTTGCGCTTATCAAAGGAAACGGCAAACAGGTAACTGACCATCGCGGCCTTTTTGTTGTGCTTTTCCTTGAGATACTGACGAGCACGCTCTTCACAGGCCTTCCAGTCACCCACCTTGGCATTGATTTCCACCAAACGGAACAGTGCTTTTTCCTGGGTAGCTTCATCATCCTTGGCCCGTTCATAGACTTCGGTGAGCTGCGTGATAGCTTTCTTATTGTCTTCGATACTATCGGAGTAGCCCAACACATCCGCAATTCCGAGACGGGCTTTAAACTGACCAAAGGTATCGTCACGGCTCAAGAGCTCCTCATAATATGGAACCGCAAGTTTTGGAGTCGATGTCTTCTCACGCAGGTTGTCACCGACTTTGAGCAAGACAAAGTTGGTAAGATCCTTGGGATTGAACTCGCTGCGCAGATCTTTGAACAAGGTCTGAATATCCTGCTCGTAGCGGCGGCGCTTGACGTCGTCCTTTTCCGCAATCGCTTTCTGGATCTCACTTTCATACACACCGATGGTGGCGATACGCAGAAGAGCCAGCACCCGCTTATTACTGATATCGATGC
Encoded here:
- a CDS encoding aminotransferase class V-fold PLP-dependent enzyme; protein product: MAFSPDTLRADFPILNQEINGAPLVYLDNAATTQTPLAVVEASARYYASINANIHRAAHKLAREATIAHEAARRTVSTHLNAAHDHEIIFTSGTTDAINLVSNTLALSGRIGNQDSIIISGLEHHSNIVPWQMLCERTGAQLKVIPVLDDGTLDLEAYQQLLDDSVKLLAVNHVSNALGTINPVQSMIRQAKQVGALVLIDGAQSAPHLNIDVQDLDCDFYAFSGHKIYGPTGIGILYGKENILNELPPWRGGGEMIKEVTFEHTTYNDLPFKYEAGTPDIEGAIALAAAIDYMNKLGMDHIAAHERSLQELATAALQELPGMQFYGTAANKAAVISFGIEGIHPYDLGALIDQMGVAVRTGHHCTQPLMARFGIPGTVRASFAAYNTEEEVTRLVQAVKKASMMLS